A single region of the Streptomyces sp. AM 4-1-1 genome encodes:
- a CDS encoding protein kinase, protein MSEDAGMIAGRFRLLGPLDSGNMGEVHRAEDLREAEDSPARTVALKLIRRRRSGALVQTQADPHAVERFAREVHIMHLLNHPNLPRTIDGGVDETNDDLPFLAMEFLDGHTLDVLIDDEGQIPVSWAAALGVQMAAALAAAHAADVVHRDLKPRNVMLTRGGVVKVLDFGIGRIVDDPDGTKLTSTGMTIGTARYMAPEQFEASLVTRAADLYALGCVLHEMLLGVPPFVGNTPFDFRDKHCNQAPAPVRSVRPEVPEALARLVDHLLAKNPADRPADAVAVRDALLPYVKEEASLPVWQDFDPVKRLLRPAGQAATEAGLQLADPAVPETAKRPLSGSAMDVFGVHAKLIEDYRSFTEAGTVIRDERVKDFVKKDLDAKSQWPNPWLSLNPFFAAAGTVAELAAQQVLHDECARIFQAGKSEGTTVCDGRPLTLHRHQRAAIDAAAAGVSYVLTTGTGSGKSLAYMVPIVNQVLKERQAAGPDAPKRVRAIIVYPMNALANSQLKELEKYLRHGYGEGAEPVTFARYTGQEDDETRRKIRKNPPDILLTNYVMLELMLTRPDDRDSLVAMAEGLRFLVFDELHTYRGRQGADVALLIRRVRDACRAEDVQCIGTSATMSTEGSLEQQKAAVADMASKLFGTVVGPEHVIGETLVRATGEAPATVTAERLARTAPSAYADLVTDPLARWIETYFGLAADEATGLLVRQKPRRIEDAATELHRLSGVAEEDCAAALRDTLEAGSQAYHPVTERPLFAFRLHQFLSKGDTVYVTLESKADRHVTRDYQRVRPGTDGHALMPLAFCRECGQDYLTVWRTEKDGEIRYEPRRDAVATGGRAGDGYLYIDTDRFPGSSPWPPTSEEAIADRRLPESWLEIDDRGQEVVKKSYRDRLPRAVTVDPYGNEGRGELHAAFIPAPFLFCPQCSISYEQTRGKDFAKLATLDQEGRSSATSLISASVVRSLDSVPEAALPKEARKLLTFVDNRQDASLQAGHFNDFVQVTELRGALYRAALDAGQEGIPHEELATRVANALALHPAVYTGESDLPPRLAAAAAKTLREVIAFRLYLDLERGWRVTMPNLEQTGLLEIDYADLPWLAERDDRWERAHPALRQADAPLRTEIMKVLLDEMRRSLAIDVQYFRDDFDSLQSASEERLVDPWRLGKSDSPKVATAYPQPSKPGMDRAGLFLSARGKYGKYLRRTHRGFRDDLDNAGLQTVIADLLKVLRDAGIVTEVSLAPQKAGHFRRSSPTATGYRVTAAAIIWRAGTGETGAHDPLTRTYASGEGPRVNTFFRQLYREAADGLSGLLAREHTAQVDPRDRQRREEDFSKADLKLLYCSPTMELGVDISSLNAVMMRNVPPTPANYAQRSGRAGRSGQPALVTTYCATGNSHDQYYFRRSHRMVAGAVAPPRLDLANEDLVRSHLQAIWLAEAGLVLGRAVPQVLDIAHDETSGTPAPALALLDDIRAASHDPGAQARTVAAARRVLGPLLPRFGETTWWDERWIEEAVAKAPRSFDRAFDRWRELYRTALLDQYVQNRRVLDHSLTEGDRRRAFRRRTQAETQLNLLKNESADNRSVLSDFNPYRYLASEGFLPGYSFPRLPLAAYIPSPGGRHGDGDYLQRPRFLAIREFGPGALIYHEGARYQVTRIQLPPDSTGDISTGEARRCAHCGYLDDPEQRRDTCEMCDKPLGAPTYGLLHLHTVFTQRRERISSDEEERRRAGYRLETSYRFRRHGSRTGRQDARAADAAGGLATLTYGDSATVRITNVGRLRAKDNEPPGYWLDPADGRWLNERDASDASGDSSEMPVVDANGKEKRRKKRVIPFVEDRRNILVLTLDEPLPEQVALTLMYALERGIETAFELEDSELTSELLPPADGSRDRLLFTEAAEGGAGVLRRLQAEPDALAEAARQALALCHFDELGVDEAGPGSERPCARGCYDCLLTYGNQLHHGAINRHDVADLLVRLASAVATREKRGESTTEQHLRLTTATSTASATGSAAPTPAAEPGSGPGGALTPVERQFLDWLRDHGLRLPDEAAVTVPEAHARPDFVYRMPGVRLAVFVGGEDDPARDEDAEDRLFLARWDVIRFPEGGDWEAIAAEHARYFGRGSS, encoded by the coding sequence ATGAGCGAGGACGCCGGGATGATCGCGGGGCGGTTCCGCCTGCTGGGCCCCCTGGACTCCGGGAACATGGGTGAGGTGCACCGGGCCGAGGACCTGCGCGAGGCCGAGGACTCTCCCGCGCGTACCGTCGCCCTCAAGCTCATCCGCCGCCGTCGTTCGGGTGCGCTCGTGCAGACCCAGGCCGACCCGCACGCGGTGGAGAGGTTCGCGCGCGAAGTGCACATCATGCACCTGCTGAACCATCCGAACCTGCCCCGCACCATCGACGGCGGGGTGGACGAGACCAACGACGATCTTCCGTTCCTTGCCATGGAGTTCCTGGACGGTCACACCCTCGACGTCCTGATCGATGACGAGGGGCAGATCCCGGTCTCCTGGGCCGCCGCCCTCGGGGTGCAGATGGCGGCGGCCCTGGCCGCCGCTCACGCCGCCGACGTGGTCCATCGCGACCTCAAGCCCCGCAACGTCATGCTCACCCGTGGCGGCGTGGTCAAGGTTCTGGATTTCGGCATCGGGCGCATCGTCGACGATCCCGACGGAACCAAACTGACCAGCACGGGCATGACGATCGGTACGGCGCGCTATATGGCGCCGGAGCAGTTCGAGGCCAGTCTCGTCACCCGTGCCGCCGACCTGTACGCCCTCGGCTGCGTGCTGCACGAGATGCTTCTGGGTGTCCCGCCCTTCGTCGGCAACACGCCCTTCGACTTCCGCGACAAGCACTGCAATCAGGCGCCCGCGCCGGTGAGGTCCGTCCGTCCGGAGGTGCCGGAGGCGCTGGCCCGCCTCGTGGACCACCTCCTCGCCAAGAATCCGGCTGACCGCCCGGCCGACGCCGTCGCGGTGCGGGACGCCCTGCTGCCGTACGTGAAGGAAGAAGCCTCCCTCCCCGTGTGGCAGGACTTCGACCCCGTGAAGCGGCTGCTCCGGCCGGCCGGACAGGCTGCCACGGAGGCCGGGCTTCAGCTCGCCGACCCAGCGGTACCGGAGACCGCGAAGCGCCCTCTGTCCGGCTCCGCCATGGATGTCTTTGGCGTACACGCCAAGCTCATCGAGGACTACCGCTCGTTCACCGAGGCGGGCACGGTCATCCGCGACGAGCGCGTGAAGGACTTCGTCAAGAAGGACCTCGACGCCAAGTCCCAGTGGCCCAACCCCTGGCTGTCGCTCAACCCCTTCTTCGCCGCCGCCGGCACGGTCGCCGAACTGGCCGCCCAGCAGGTCCTCCACGACGAGTGCGCGAGGATCTTCCAGGCGGGCAAGTCCGAGGGCACCACCGTGTGCGACGGCCGCCCGCTCACCCTGCACCGGCACCAGCGTGCGGCGATCGACGCGGCGGCGGCCGGCGTCTCCTACGTCCTGACCACGGGAACAGGGTCGGGGAAGTCCCTCGCCTACATGGTCCCGATCGTCAACCAGGTGCTCAAGGAGCGGCAGGCAGCCGGCCCCGACGCACCCAAGCGCGTGCGGGCGATCATCGTTTACCCGATGAACGCCCTCGCCAACAGCCAGCTCAAGGAGTTGGAGAAGTACCTGCGCCACGGGTACGGCGAGGGCGCCGAGCCCGTCACCTTCGCCCGCTACACCGGCCAGGAGGACGACGAGACCCGGCGGAAGATCCGCAAGAACCCGCCGGACATCCTGCTCACCAACTACGTGATGCTGGAGCTGATGCTCACCCGGCCCGACGACCGGGACAGCCTCGTCGCCATGGCCGAGGGGCTGAGGTTCCTCGTCTTCGATGAACTGCACACCTACCGCGGCCGCCAGGGCGCGGACGTTGCGCTCCTCATCCGCCGTGTGCGTGACGCCTGCCGCGCCGAGGACGTGCAGTGCATCGGCACCTCCGCCACCATGTCCACCGAGGGCAGCCTGGAACAGCAGAAGGCCGCGGTGGCCGACATGGCCTCCAAGCTCTTCGGCACTGTGGTCGGCCCCGAGCACGTCATCGGTGAGACGCTCGTCCGGGCCACGGGCGAGGCCCCGGCCACGGTGACCGCCGAGCGGCTCGCCCGCACCGCGCCCAGCGCCTACGCGGACCTCGTCACCGATCCCCTCGCCCGCTGGATCGAGACGTACTTCGGTCTCGCGGCCGACGAGGCGACAGGACTGCTCGTACGGCAGAAGCCCCGGAGGATCGAGGACGCGGCCACCGAACTGCACCGGCTGAGCGGTGTCGCGGAGGAGGACTGCGCGGCCGCCCTGCGGGACACCCTGGAGGCCGGCTCGCAGGCGTACCACCCGGTCACCGAGCGCCCCCTGTTCGCCTTCCGGCTGCACCAGTTCCTGTCCAAGGGCGACACCGTCTACGTCACCCTGGAGAGCAAGGCCGACCGGCATGTCACCCGTGACTACCAGCGGGTGCGACCCGGCACCGACGGGCACGCCCTGATGCCGCTCGCCTTCTGCCGCGAGTGCGGTCAGGACTACCTCACCGTGTGGCGTACCGAGAAGGACGGCGAGATCCGCTACGAGCCGCGCCGCGACGCCGTCGCCACCGGCGGGCGGGCGGGTGACGGCTATCTCTACATCGACACCGACCGTTTCCCCGGCTCCTCTCCCTGGCCGCCGACCTCGGAGGAGGCCATAGCGGACCGCAGGCTGCCCGAGTCCTGGCTGGAGATCGACGACCGGGGGCAGGAGGTCGTCAAGAAGTCCTACCGGGACCGGCTGCCCCGAGCCGTCACCGTCGACCCGTACGGAAACGAGGGCAGGGGCGAACTGCACGCCGCCTTCATCCCCGCGCCCTTCCTGTTCTGCCCGCAGTGCTCCATCTCCTACGAGCAGACCCGCGGCAAGGACTTCGCGAAGCTGGCGACCCTGGACCAGGAGGGCCGTTCCTCGGCGACGTCGCTGATCTCCGCATCCGTCGTCCGCTCCCTGGACAGCGTGCCGGAGGCGGCCCTGCCCAAGGAGGCCCGCAAGCTCCTCACGTTCGTCGACAACCGCCAGGACGCCTCCCTCCAGGCCGGACATTTCAACGACTTCGTCCAGGTCACCGAGTTGCGCGGGGCGCTGTACCGGGCGGCGCTGGACGCCGGTCAGGAGGGCATCCCGCACGAGGAGCTGGCCACGCGGGTCGCCAACGCGCTGGCCCTCCATCCGGCCGTGTACACGGGCGAGAGCGACCTGCCGCCGCGCCTGGCGGCAGCCGCCGCGAAGACCCTGCGGGAGGTGATCGCCTTCCGCCTCTACCTCGACCTGGAACGCGGCTGGCGCGTGACCATGCCGAACCTGGAGCAGACCGGCCTCCTGGAGATCGACTACGCGGACCTCCCGTGGCTGGCCGAGCGGGACGACCGCTGGGAGCGGGCGCATCCGGCGCTGCGCCAGGCGGACGCCCCGCTGCGCACCGAGATCATGAAGGTACTGCTGGACGAGATGCGCCGGTCGCTCGCCATCGACGTGCAGTACTTCCGCGACGACTTCGACTCCCTCCAGAGCGCCAGCGAGGAGCGGCTCGTCGACCCCTGGCGGCTCGGCAAGAGCGACAGCCCCAAGGTCGCCACCGCCTACCCGCAGCCCTCCAAGCCCGGAATGGACCGCGCGGGACTGTTCCTCTCGGCCCGCGGCAAGTACGGCAAGTACCTCCGGCGTACACACCGGGGGTTCCGCGACGACCTGGACAACGCCGGACTCCAGACGGTCATCGCGGACCTGCTCAAGGTCCTCCGCGACGCAGGAATCGTGACCGAGGTGTCCCTCGCCCCACAGAAGGCGGGCCACTTCCGCCGGTCCTCGCCGACCGCCACGGGCTACCGGGTGACCGCCGCCGCCATCATCTGGCGCGCCGGCACCGGGGAGACCGGCGCGCACGACCCGCTCACGCGTACGTACGCCAGTGGCGAGGGCCCCCGCGTCAACACCTTCTTCCGGCAGCTCTACCGCGAGGCGGCCGACGGTCTCTCCGGGCTCCTCGCCCGGGAGCACACCGCACAGGTCGACCCCCGGGACCGGCAGCGCCGGGAGGAGGACTTCAGCAAGGCCGACCTGAAGCTGCTCTACTGCTCCCCGACGATGGAACTGGGCGTCGACATCTCCTCGCTCAACGCCGTCATGATGCGCAACGTCCCGCCCACCCCCGCCAACTACGCCCAGCGCAGCGGCCGGGCCGGGCGGAGCGGGCAGCCCGCTCTCGTCACCACGTACTGCGCCACCGGCAACAGCCACGACCAGTACTACTTCCGCCGCTCGCACCGGATGGTCGCCGGAGCCGTCGCCCCGCCGCGTCTGGACCTGGCCAACGAGGACCTGGTCCGTTCGCACCTCCAGGCCATCTGGCTCGCCGAGGCCGGTCTCGTCCTGGGCCGGGCCGTCCCGCAGGTCCTCGACATCGCCCACGACGAGACCTCCGGCACCCCCGCTCCCGCCCTCGCCCTCCTCGACGACATCCGGGCCGCCTCCCACGACCCCGGTGCCCAGGCCCGTACGGTGGCCGCCGCGCGGCGCGTCCTCGGCCCGCTGCTGCCCCGGTTCGGCGAGACGACCTGGTGGGACGAGCGGTGGATCGAGGAGGCCGTGGCCAAGGCCCCGCGCAGCTTCGACCGGGCCTTCGACCGCTGGCGCGAGCTGTACCGCACCGCCCTCCTCGACCAGTACGTGCAGAACAGGAGGGTTCTCGACCACAGCCTGACCGAAGGCGACCGCAGGCGCGCCTTCCGCCGCCGTACGCAGGCCGAGACCCAGCTCAACCTGCTCAAGAACGAGAGTGCGGACAACCGTTCCGTCCTCTCCGACTTCAACCCCTACCGCTACCTGGCGTCCGAGGGGTTCCTGCCCGGCTACTCCTTCCCCCGGCTGCCGCTGGCCGCCTATATCCCCAGCCCCGGAGGCCGCCACGGCGACGGGGACTACCTCCAGCGCCCCCGCTTCCTCGCGATCCGCGAGTTCGGCCCCGGCGCGCTCATCTACCACGAGGGCGCCCGCTACCAGGTCACCCGCATCCAGCTCCCGCCGGACTCCACCGGCGACATCTCCACCGGCGAGGCGCGTCGCTGCGCCCACTGCGGCTACCTGGACGACCCCGAACAGCGCCGGGACACCTGCGAGATGTGTGACAAGCCACTGGGCGCGCCCACCTACGGCCTCCTGCACCTGCACACCGTCTTCACCCAGCGCCGCGAGCGGATCTCCTCCGACGAGGAGGAGCGCCGCCGGGCGGGCTACCGGCTGGAGACGTCGTACCGCTTCCGGCGGCACGGCTCCCGCACGGGGCGCCAGGACGCGCGCGCGGCGGACGCCGCCGGAGGGCTCGCCACACTCACCTACGGCGACTCCGCCACGGTCCGGATCACCAACGTCGGCAGGCTCCGCGCCAAGGACAACGAGCCGCCCGGTTACTGGCTCGACCCGGCTGACGGACGGTGGCTGAACGAGCGCGACGCCTCCGACGCGTCGGGCGACTCCAGCGAGATGCCCGTCGTCGACGCGAACGGCAAGGAGAAGCGCCGCAAGAAGAGGGTCATCCCGTTCGTCGAGGACCGCCGCAACATCCTGGTCCTCACTCTGGACGAGCCGCTGCCCGAGCAGGTCGCCCTGACCCTCATGTACGCCCTGGAGCGCGGCATCGAGACCGCCTTCGAGCTGGAGGACTCCGAGCTGACCAGCGAGCTGCTGCCACCGGCCGACGGCTCGCGCGACCGGCTGCTGTTCACCGAGGCGGCGGAGGGCGGCGCCGGTGTCCTGCGCCGTCTCCAGGCCGAACCGGACGCCCTCGCGGAGGCCGCCCGGCAGGCTCTGGCCCTCTGCCACTTCGACGAGCTCGGCGTGGACGAGGCCGGGCCGGGCTCCGAGCGCCCCTGCGCGCGAGGCTGCTACGACTGCCTGCTCACCTACGGCAACCAGCTGCACCACGGCGCGATCAACCGCCACGACGTGGCCGACCTGCTGGTGCGGCTCGCGTCCGCCGTGGCGACGAGAGAGAAGCGCGGGGAGAGCACCACGGAGCAGCACCTCAGGCTCACGACCGCCACCAGCACCGCCTCGGCCACCGGCTCCGCCGCCCCCACACCGGCCGCCGAGCCCGGCAGCGGTCCGGGCGGTGCCCTGACCCCGGTCGAAAGGCAGTTCCTGGACTGGCTCAGGGACCACGGTCTGCGGCTTCCCGACGAGGCGGCGGTCACCGTCCCGGAGGCGCACGCCCGCCCCGACTTCGTCTACCGGATGCCCGGGGTCAGGCTCGCCGTCTTCGTCGGGGGCGAGGACGACCCGGCCCGGGACGAGGATGCCGAGGACCGGCTCTTCCTCGCCCGCTGGGACGTGATCCGCTTCCCGGAGGGGGGAGACTGGGAAGCCATCGCGGCCGAGCACGCCCGCTACTTCGGCCGGGGCTCGTCCTGA
- a CDS encoding DEAD/DEAH box helicase — translation MTRTYTPGSLVTARGREWVVLPESEPDLLVLRPLGGSDDGISAVFPSFEEVRDAQFAPPSPADLGDQRAAGLLRSALRIGFRSGAGPFRSLAGIAVEPRAYQLVPLLMALRQQTVRMLISDDVGIGKTVEAGLIAKELLTQGEARGLAVLCSPALAEQWQEELRTKFGIDAELVLASTVSRLERGLDFGQSLFDRYPHVIISTDFIKSTRHRDDFVRHCPDLVIVDEAHTCVAADDTVSTQNQLRYELLRRIAEDTQRHLLLVTATPHSGKESGFRNLLGLVRPELADVDLETDRGRRLLAQHFVQRKRADVRQYLTKESGLADDSLTEKTVFPSDRESKDEKYKLSPAYRALLDDAIAYASERVQAAGEQGRREARIAWWSAIALLRSLVSSPRAAAQTLSTRSAAAVAASAEEADRLAAPLTRDSADSDALEGLDAAPGAETEGAGARLADLAERAAALEGPEEDLKLAALVRHLKALLKDGYHPIVFCRYIPTAEYVAEHLAKKLGSKTVVKAVTGSLSPQQRLGRIEELAALAGDDPAARRVLVATDCLSEGVNLQHHFDAVVHYDLAWNPTRHDQREGRVDRYGQKRDKVRVITLYGIDNGIDGKVLEVLIAKHRQIRKDLGISVSVPDEASSGVTDAIVEWLLLRGRQPEQEGLFGVEELKTVDERAAELESRWVSAAERETASRSRFAQRAIHPEEVAREVAAVRDALGRADEVTGFVRHALEAFEAHVVEADDGTGDFTAEVSGVPAGLRDALAPVAGADAVESGRPVPFRTTAAVARGEAALVRTDPVVGAVAAHVLNTALDAKVPGRRPARRCGVVSTAAVTAPTTLLLLRYRFHLTLPSRQGTRRMVAEDARLLAYEGSAKNPRWLPEDEALALLTAKAAESTDDYFQERTMSRTLGQLGAVQDHMDAYGDRLAEELHESHRRVRRASDEIVQGLKVTAQQPADILGVYVYLPPITADGEAA, via the coding sequence ATGACGCGCACCTACACCCCCGGCTCGCTGGTCACCGCCCGTGGCCGGGAGTGGGTCGTTCTCCCGGAGAGCGAGCCCGACCTGCTCGTGCTGCGGCCACTGGGCGGGTCCGACGACGGCATCTCCGCCGTCTTCCCCTCGTTCGAGGAGGTGCGCGACGCGCAGTTCGCGCCCCCCTCACCAGCCGACCTCGGCGACCAGCGGGCGGCCGGGCTGCTGCGCTCCGCCCTGCGCATCGGCTTCCGCTCCGGTGCCGGGCCCTTCCGCTCCCTCGCGGGTATCGCCGTCGAACCCCGCGCCTACCAGCTCGTGCCCCTGCTGATGGCGCTGCGGCAGCAGACCGTACGGATGCTGATCTCCGACGACGTCGGCATCGGCAAGACCGTCGAGGCGGGCCTGATCGCGAAGGAACTCCTCACCCAGGGCGAGGCCAGGGGCCTGGCCGTCCTCTGCTCGCCCGCGCTGGCCGAGCAGTGGCAGGAGGAGCTGCGCACCAAGTTCGGCATCGACGCCGAACTCGTCCTCGCCTCCACCGTCTCCCGCCTGGAACGCGGACTGGACTTCGGCCAGTCCCTCTTCGACCGCTACCCGCACGTCATCATCTCCACCGACTTCATCAAGTCCACCCGCCACCGCGACGACTTCGTGCGCCACTGCCCCGACCTCGTCATCGTCGACGAAGCCCACACGTGCGTGGCCGCCGACGACACCGTCTCCACCCAGAACCAGCTTCGTTACGAGCTCCTGCGCCGTATCGCCGAGGACACCCAGCGCCACCTGCTCCTGGTCACCGCGACCCCGCACAGCGGCAAGGAGTCCGGCTTCCGCAACCTGCTCGGCCTGGTCCGGCCGGAGCTGGCCGACGTGGACCTGGAGACGGACCGCGGCCGGCGGCTGCTCGCCCAGCACTTCGTGCAGCGCAAGCGCGCCGACGTACGCCAGTACCTGACCAAGGAGAGCGGGCTCGCCGACGACAGCCTCACCGAGAAGACCGTCTTCCCCTCCGACCGCGAGTCCAAGGACGAGAAGTACAAGCTGTCGCCCGCCTACCGCGCGCTGCTCGACGACGCCATCGCCTACGCGAGCGAACGCGTCCAGGCCGCCGGTGAACAGGGCCGGCGCGAGGCCCGTATCGCCTGGTGGTCGGCGATCGCCCTGCTGCGCTCGCTGGTCTCCTCGCCCCGGGCCGCCGCCCAGACCCTCTCGACCCGGTCGGCCGCGGCCGTAGCCGCCAGCGCGGAGGAGGCCGACCGGCTCGCCGCCCCCCTGACCCGCGACTCCGCCGACAGCGACGCCCTCGAAGGGCTCGACGCCGCCCCCGGTGCGGAGACCGAGGGCGCCGGGGCCCGGCTCGCGGACCTCGCCGAGCGCGCCGCCGCCCTGGAGGGCCCGGAGGAGGACCTCAAGCTCGCCGCCCTCGTCCGGCATCTCAAGGCCCTCCTCAAGGACGGCTACCACCCGATCGTCTTCTGCCGGTACATCCCCACCGCCGAATACGTGGCGGAGCACCTGGCGAAGAAGCTCGGCTCGAAGACGGTGGTCAAGGCCGTCACCGGCAGCCTCTCCCCGCAGCAGCGCCTGGGCCGGATCGAGGAACTGGCCGCGCTCGCCGGCGACGACCCGGCGGCCCGCCGGGTCCTCGTCGCCACCGACTGCCTCTCCGAGGGCGTCAACCTCCAGCACCACTTCGACGCCGTCGTCCACTACGACCTGGCCTGGAACCCCACCCGCCACGACCAGCGCGAAGGCCGGGTGGACCGGTACGGGCAGAAGCGCGACAAGGTCCGCGTCATCACCCTGTACGGCATCGACAACGGCATCGACGGCAAGGTCCTGGAAGTCCTCATCGCCAAGCACCGCCAGATCCGCAAGGACCTCGGCATCTCCGTCTCCGTCCCCGACGAGGCGTCCTCCGGAGTCACCGACGCCATCGTCGAATGGCTCCTCCTGCGCGGCCGGCAGCCCGAACAGGAAGGGCTGTTCGGCGTCGAGGAGCTGAAGACCGTGGACGAGCGGGCTGCCGAGCTGGAGAGCCGGTGGGTCTCCGCCGCCGAACGCGAGACCGCCTCCCGCTCCCGGTTCGCCCAGCGCGCCATCCACCCCGAGGAGGTCGCCCGCGAGGTGGCCGCCGTCCGCGACGCCCTGGGCCGGGCGGACGAGGTGACCGGCTTCGTCCGCCACGCGCTGGAGGCGTTCGAAGCCCATGTCGTCGAAGCGGACGACGGCACGGGCGACTTCACCGCCGAGGTCAGCGGTGTGCCCGCCGGGCTGCGCGACGCCCTCGCCCCGGTGGCCGGCGCCGACGCCGTCGAGTCCGGGCGGCCCGTTCCGTTCCGGACCACGGCGGCCGTGGCCCGGGGCGAGGCCGCCCTCGTCCGCACGGACCCCGTGGTCGGGGCCGTCGCGGCGCACGTCCTCAACACGGCCCTCGACGCGAAGGTCCCCGGCCGCCGGCCCGCCCGGCGCTGCGGTGTGGTCTCCACGGCCGCCGTAACCGCCCCCACCACGCTCCTTCTGCTCCGCTACCGCTTCCACCTCACCCTGCCCTCCCGCCAGGGCACCCGCAGGATGGTCGCCGAGGACGCGCGCCTCCTCGCCTACGAGGGTTCGGCGAAGAACCCCCGTTGGCTGCCCGAGGACGAGGCGCTCGCCCTGCTCACGGCGAAGGCCGCCGAGAGCACCGACGACTACTTCCAGGAACGCACGATGAGCCGAACCTTGGGGCAACTGGGCGCCGTTCAGGACCACATGGACGCCTACGGTGATCGCCTGGCCGAGGAGCTGCACGAGTCCCACCGCCGGGTCCGGCGCGCCTCTGACGAGATCGTGCAGGGCCTCAAGGTGACCGCCCAGCAGCCCGCCGACATCCTCGGCGTCTACGTCTACCTGCCCCCGATCACCGCAGACGGAGAGGCCGCCTGA